In Mycobacterium sp. Aquia_216, a genomic segment contains:
- a CDS encoding adenosylmethionine--8-amino-7-oxononanoate transaminase yields the protein MPAARSGLTPEQISAIDAAHLWHPYSTIGGEAVAPVVAVGAHGAWLTLIRDGRSVEVLDAMSSWWTAIHGHGHPVLDAALAAQLSSMNHVMFGGLTHEPAARLAQLLVEITPAGLETVFFSDSGSVSVEVAVKMALQYWRSRGQPGKHRLMTWRGGYHGDTFTPMSVCDPDGGMHSLWTDILAAQVFAPQVPREYDAGYSAAFEEQLAGHATELAAVVVEPVVQGAGGMRFHDPDYLRDLRDICRRHQVLLIFDEIATGFGRTGELFAADHAGVSPDIMCVGKALTGGYLSLAATLCTTDIAHTISSGEAGALMHGPTFMANPLACAVSVASVEVLLGQDWRARVADIATGLVAGLEPARALPGVTDVRVCGAIGVIECAGPVDLAVATPAALDHGIWLRPFRNLVYAMPPYICGPGEIAQITSAMVEVSRIAASRSL from the coding sequence ATGCCTGCGGCGAGATCCGGGTTGACCCCCGAGCAAATCAGCGCGATCGACGCCGCGCACCTGTGGCATCCCTACAGCACAATCGGCGGTGAAGCCGTCGCGCCGGTCGTGGCCGTCGGCGCGCACGGCGCCTGGTTGACGCTGATCAGAGACGGCAGGTCGGTCGAGGTGCTGGACGCGATGAGCTCCTGGTGGACCGCGATCCACGGTCACGGCCACCCGGTGTTGGACGCGGCGCTGGCAGCGCAGCTGAGCTCGATGAATCACGTCATGTTCGGTGGCCTGACCCACGAGCCGGCGGCCCGGCTCGCCCAGCTGCTGGTCGAGATCACCCCGGCCGGCCTGGAGACGGTGTTCTTCAGCGATTCCGGGTCGGTGTCGGTGGAGGTCGCGGTCAAAATGGCGCTGCAGTACTGGCGAAGCCGCGGGCAACCCGGCAAGCACCGGCTGATGACCTGGCGGGGCGGCTACCACGGCGACACCTTCACGCCGATGAGCGTCTGCGACCCCGACGGCGGGATGCACTCGTTGTGGACCGACATCCTGGCCGCCCAGGTGTTCGCGCCGCAGGTGCCCCGCGAGTACGACGCGGGGTACAGCGCGGCGTTCGAGGAGCAGCTGGCCGGGCACGCGACCGAACTGGCGGCTGTCGTCGTCGAGCCCGTCGTGCAGGGTGCCGGCGGCATGCGCTTTCACGATCCCGATTACCTGCGCGACCTGCGCGACATCTGCCGCCGCCACCAGGTGCTGCTGATTTTCGACGAGATCGCCACCGGATTCGGGCGCACCGGCGAGCTGTTCGCCGCCGACCATGCCGGCGTCAGCCCGGACATCATGTGCGTCGGCAAGGCGCTGACCGGGGGATACCTCAGCCTGGCCGCGACGCTGTGCACCACCGACATCGCGCACACGATCAGCTCCGGCGAGGCGGGCGCGCTGATGCACGGCCCCACGTTCATGGCCAACCCGCTGGCCTGTGCGGTGTCGGTGGCCAGCGTCGAGGTGCTGCTGGGCCAGGACTGGCGCGCGCGGGTCGCCGACATCGCGACCGGGCTGGTGGCGGGACTCGAGCCGGCCCGGGCCTTGCCCGGTGTCACCGACGTACGGGTATGCGGCGCCATCGGCGTCATCGAATGCGCCGGGCCGGTCGACCTGGCCGTTGCCACCCCCGCGGCGCTCGACCACGGCATCTGGCTACGCCCGTTTCGCAACCTCGTCTACGCGATGCCGCCCTACATCTGCGGGCCCGGCGAGATCGCGCAGATCACCTCGGCGATGGTCGAGGTCAGCCGGATCGCCGCCTCTCGTAGTCTTTAG
- a CDS encoding 8-amino-7-oxononanoate synthase, protein MKASQQAPIQVSPLAWLEAVEQQRRQAGLRRSLRPRPAVATELDLASNDYLGLSQHPDVIDGGVAALRIWGAGATGSRLVTGDTELHQQFEAELADYVGAAAGLLFSSGYTANLGTVVGLSGPGSLLVSDAHSHASLVDACRLSRARVVVTPHRDVDAVDASLRARDEERAVVVTDSVFSADGALAPLRELHDVCRRHRALLIVDEAHGLGVRGGGRGLLYELGMAGAPDVVMTTTLSKALGSQGGMVLGPAEVRAHLIDAARPFIFDTGLAPAAVGAALAALHVLRTEAWRPEAVLRHARELARICDVAVQPQSAVVSVILGEPEVALAAATACLDAGVRVGCFRPPTVPAGTSRLRLSARASLDAAELDVARRVLTDVLAVARR, encoded by the coding sequence ATGAAGGCCAGTCAGCAGGCACCGATCCAGGTTTCCCCGCTGGCCTGGCTGGAGGCAGTAGAGCAGCAGCGCCGGCAGGCCGGCTTGCGTCGCTCGCTGCGGCCGCGCCCGGCGGTCGCCACCGAGCTGGACCTGGCGTCCAACGACTATCTCGGTCTGTCCCAGCATCCCGATGTCATCGACGGAGGCGTTGCGGCGCTGCGCATTTGGGGTGCCGGTGCCACCGGCTCCCGGCTGGTCACCGGCGACACCGAACTGCATCAGCAATTCGAAGCCGAGCTCGCCGACTATGTCGGGGCCGCCGCGGGATTGCTGTTCTCCTCGGGATACACCGCCAATTTGGGCACCGTCGTCGGACTCTCGGGCCCGGGTTCGCTGCTGGTTTCCGACGCCCATTCGCACGCCTCGCTGGTGGACGCCTGCCGGCTGTCGCGGGCGCGGGTGGTGGTGACGCCGCACCGCGACGTCGACGCCGTCGATGCGTCGCTGCGCGCCCGCGACGAGGAGCGGGCCGTCGTGGTCACCGACTCGGTGTTCAGTGCGGACGGCGCGCTGGCCCCGCTGCGCGAGCTGCACGACGTCTGTCGCCGGCACCGGGCGCTGCTCATCGTCGACGAGGCCCACGGGCTGGGTGTCCGCGGCGGCGGCCGTGGCCTGCTGTACGAGCTTGGGATGGCCGGTGCGCCCGATGTGGTGATGACGACCACACTGTCCAAGGCGCTGGGCAGCCAGGGCGGCATGGTGTTGGGGCCGGCGGAGGTGCGCGCTCACCTGATCGACGCGGCCCGCCCGTTCATCTTCGACACCGGCCTGGCCCCGGCCGCGGTGGGCGCCGCGCTGGCCGCCTTGCACGTGCTGCGAACCGAGGCGTGGCGGCCCGAGGCGGTGCTGCGGCATGCCCGCGAACTGGCCCGCATCTGCGACGTGGCCGTGCAGCCGCAGTCGGCGGTGGTATCGGTGATCCTGGGCGAGCCGGAGGTCGCGCTGGCCGCCGCGACCGCCTGCCTGGACGCGGGGGTGCGGGTGGGCTGCTTCCGGCCCCCGACCGTGCCCGCCGGGACCTCACGGTTGCGGCTCTCGGCGCGCGCTTCCCTGGATGCCGCCGAGTTGGACGTGGCACGCCGAGTGCTGACCGACGTTCTTGCCGTGGCGCGCCGTTGA
- the bioD gene encoding dethiobiotin synthase, whose protein sequence is MTVLAVTGTGTGIGKTVAVAALACHARQAGIDVAVCKPVQTGTDSGDDDLAEVARLSGVTEIAGLARYPRPLAPVAAAEQAGMALPTRDQMLRLIRDLDRPGRLILVEGAGGLLVELADAGVTLRDLAVDLSAAVLVTVSAELGTLNHTALTLESIAGKQLSCAGVVIGSWPRQPGLVETSNRSALDRLAAVRAALPAGAGSMNADDFAAMSAAAFDRDWVNSLVR, encoded by the coding sequence TTGACCGTCCTCGCCGTCACGGGTACCGGCACGGGGATTGGTAAGACGGTCGCTGTCGCGGCGCTGGCCTGTCACGCTCGTCAGGCCGGGATCGACGTCGCCGTGTGCAAACCCGTTCAGACCGGGACGGACTCCGGTGACGACGATCTCGCCGAGGTCGCTCGGCTGTCGGGGGTGACCGAGATCGCCGGGCTGGCGCGATATCCGCGGCCATTGGCACCGGTCGCCGCGGCCGAGCAGGCCGGGATGGCGCTGCCCACTCGTGACCAGATGCTGCGGCTCATCCGCGACCTGGACCGCCCGGGCCGGCTCATCCTGGTTGAGGGCGCCGGCGGGCTGCTGGTCGAACTCGCCGATGCCGGCGTGACCCTGCGCGATCTCGCCGTCGACCTGAGTGCCGCGGTTCTCGTCACCGTCAGCGCGGAACTGGGTACCCTGAACCATACCGCACTTACACTGGAATCCATTGCTGGAAAACAACTTTCATGCGCCGGTGTGGTGATCGGCAGTTGGCCGCGGCAGCCAGGCTTGGTGGAGACCTCGAACCGGTCGGCCCTGGACCGGCTGGCAGCGGTGCGGGCCGCGCTGCCCGCCGGGGCGGGCTCGATGAACGCCGACGATTTCGCGGCGATGAGCGCCGCGGCGTTCGACCGTGACTGGGTGAACTCGCTGGTGCGCTGA
- a CDS encoding 2'-5' RNA ligase family protein yields the protein MVHSIELFFDRDTEAAVRRIWQELAGAGIPSQAPASRPHVTLAVAESIATDVDELLRPVTKRLPLSALIGAPVLFGRTGAVFARLLVPSGELLALHAEVHRLCRPYLAPAPMANSLPGQWTAHVTLARRVGGAQLGRALRIAGRPSQIEGSFAGLRRWDGDKRVEYPLG from the coding sequence ATGGTGCACTCGATCGAGCTGTTCTTCGACCGCGATACCGAGGCCGCGGTCCGCCGGATCTGGCAAGAGCTGGCCGGCGCCGGGATCCCCAGCCAGGCTCCGGCCAGCCGTCCGCACGTCACGCTGGCGGTCGCCGAAAGCATCGCGACCGACGTCGACGAGCTGCTGCGTCCGGTGACCAAACGTCTTCCGCTGAGCGCATTGATCGGTGCACCGGTGCTGTTCGGCCGCACCGGCGCCGTGTTCGCCCGGCTGTTGGTGCCGAGCGGCGAACTACTGGCGCTGCACGCCGAGGTGCACCGACTGTGCCGTCCCTATCTGGCGCCCGCACCGATGGCCAACAGCCTGCCCGGCCAGTGGACCGCACACGTCACGCTGGCCCGCCGCGTCGGTGGCGCCCAGCTGGGACGGGCGCTGCGCATCGCCGGCCGGCCCTCGCAGATCGAGGGGAGCTTCGCGGGCTTGCGCCGCTGGGATGGCGACAAGCGGGTCGAGTATCCGCTCGGTTGA
- a CDS encoding aldo/keto reductase, with protein sequence MNSVPSIKLNDGNAIPQSGFGVFQIKPDETAAAVRSALEVGYRHIDTAEMYGNEKGVGQGIRDAGLDRGDVFVTSKLNNGYHRPDDARRAFDATLSALGSDYVDLFLIHWPLPTLYDGDFVSTWGVLEEFAKQGRARSIGVSNFQVPHLKRLAEDSETVPAVNQIEVHPYFANDEVRAYGSQHGIATEAWSPIAQGKVLDDEVITRVAEAHGKTPAQAVLRWHIQRGDIVFPKSVRRERMQANFEIFDFELTDAEMDDIGGLDRGESGRTGPNPDEFDHIPD encoded by the coding sequence ATGAATTCCGTCCCGTCGATCAAGCTCAACGACGGCAACGCCATCCCCCAGTCGGGCTTCGGCGTCTTCCAGATCAAGCCCGACGAGACCGCCGCCGCTGTCCGGTCCGCACTGGAGGTCGGCTACCGCCACATCGACACCGCTGAGATGTACGGCAACGAGAAGGGCGTCGGCCAGGGCATCCGCGACGCCGGGCTGGACCGCGGCGACGTGTTCGTCACGAGCAAACTCAACAACGGCTACCACCGGCCCGACGACGCCCGCCGCGCGTTCGACGCCACGCTGAGCGCGCTGGGTTCTGATTACGTCGACCTGTTCCTGATCCACTGGCCGCTGCCCACCCTCTACGACGGCGACTTCGTGTCCACGTGGGGCGTGCTGGAGGAGTTCGCCAAGCAGGGCAGGGCGCGCAGCATCGGCGTGTCGAATTTCCAGGTACCGCACCTGAAGCGGCTGGCGGAGGATTCGGAGACGGTGCCCGCCGTCAACCAGATCGAGGTGCACCCATACTTCGCCAACGACGAGGTGCGCGCCTACGGCAGCCAGCACGGGATCGCGACCGAGGCGTGGTCGCCGATAGCGCAGGGCAAGGTGCTCGACGACGAGGTGATCACCCGCGTCGCCGAGGCGCACGGTAAGACGCCGGCACAGGCGGTGCTGCGCTGGCACATCCAGCGCGGCGACATCGTGTTCCCCAAGTCGGTGCGACGTGAGCGGATGCAGGCGAACTTCGAGATCTTCGACTTCGAGTTGACCGACGCCGAGATGGATGACATCGGCGGCCTCGACCGCGGCGAGTCGGGCCGCACCGGTCCCAACCCCGACGAATTCGACCACATCCCCGACTGA
- the bioB gene encoding biotin synthase BioB, with protein sequence MTQAATRPTTEADHGADILAVARRQVLDGGEGLSRDQVLAVLQLPDERLEELLALAHEVRMLWCGPEVEVEGIISLKTGGCPEDCHFCSQSGLFASPVRSAWLDIPSLVEAAKQTAKSGATEFCIVAAVRGPDKRLMSQVAAGIEAIRNEVEINVACSLGMLTPEQVDELAAMGVHRYNHNLETARSFFTNVVTTHTWEERWQTLTMVRDAGMEVCCGGILGMGETIEQRAEFAAELAELNPDEVPLNFLNPRPGTPFGDLELMPVSEALKSVAAFRLALPRTMLRFAGGREITLGDLGAKQGILGGINAVIVGNYLTTLGRPAESDLELLEDLQMPIKALNASL encoded by the coding sequence GTGACTCAAGCGGCAACTCGACCCACCACCGAAGCCGACCACGGGGCGGACATCCTGGCGGTGGCCCGCCGGCAGGTGCTCGACGGCGGCGAGGGACTGAGCCGGGATCAGGTCCTTGCGGTGCTGCAGCTGCCCGACGAGCGGCTCGAGGAGCTTCTGGCGCTGGCCCACGAGGTGCGGATGCTCTGGTGTGGCCCCGAGGTCGAGGTCGAGGGCATCATCAGCCTCAAAACCGGCGGCTGCCCCGAGGACTGTCATTTCTGCTCTCAGTCCGGGCTGTTCGCCTCGCCGGTGCGCAGCGCCTGGCTGGACATTCCGAGCCTGGTCGAGGCGGCCAAGCAAACCGCCAAGTCGGGTGCCACCGAATTCTGCATCGTGGCCGCCGTGCGTGGCCCGGACAAACGGCTGATGTCGCAGGTCGCAGCCGGTATCGAGGCGATTCGCAACGAGGTCGAGATCAACGTCGCCTGTTCGCTGGGCATGCTGACCCCCGAGCAGGTTGACGAGCTCGCCGCGATGGGCGTGCACCGCTACAACCACAATTTGGAGACCGCCCGATCGTTCTTCACCAACGTCGTCACCACCCACACCTGGGAAGAGCGCTGGCAGACGTTGACGATGGTGCGCGACGCGGGCATGGAGGTGTGCTGCGGCGGCATCCTCGGCATGGGCGAGACGATCGAGCAGCGCGCGGAATTCGCCGCCGAGCTTGCGGAACTCAATCCCGATGAGGTGCCGCTGAACTTCCTCAACCCGCGGCCCGGCACGCCGTTCGGCGACCTCGAGCTGATGCCGGTCAGCGAAGCGCTGAAGTCGGTGGCCGCATTCCGGCTGGCATTGCCGCGCACCATGCTCCGGTTCGCCGGTGGCCGGGAGATCACGCTGGGCGACCTCGGCGCCAAACAGGGCATCCTGGGCGGCATCAACGCCGTGATCGTCGGAAACTACCTGACCACACTGGGCCGTCCCGCCGAATCCGACCTCGAACTGCTCGAGGATCTGCAGATGCCGATCAAGGCGCTCAATGCAAGCCTCTGA
- the bsaP gene encoding biotin synthase auxiliary protein BsaP — translation MLGDLGAPVNAGVYNVYTGELGGTTVPTAAQLGLEPPRFCAECGRRMIVQVRPDGWRARCSRHGEVDSVDLEPQR, via the coding sequence GTGCTTGGGGATCTGGGTGCTCCGGTCAACGCCGGCGTCTACAACGTCTACACCGGAGAATTGGGGGGTACCACCGTGCCCACCGCGGCTCAGCTGGGCCTTGAACCGCCGCGCTTCTGCGCCGAGTGCGGGCGCCGGATGATCGTCCAGGTTCGCCCCGACGGCTGGCGGGCGCGCTGCTCGCGGCACGGCGAGGTGGACTCGGTGGACCTGGAGCCTCAGCGGTGA
- a CDS encoding DUF2567 domain-containing protein, producing MTEPGSPVAPEPAGRAAQSRGRAIFLATLGLSATGVLVGGLWAWMAPPIHLVVAMTRSGERVHEYLGTESQHFFDVPCLMLGLLTVLAVVAPVLAWQWRRLRGPGMVIGLTAGMIGAAAVASGVGAVLVVLRYGALDVDKVPLLGSPAVSYVVEAPPVFFGPGPLQIATTLLWPAAVAALVYALLAAGSAHDDLGSSAPTGRASHVLPMEPEASVS from the coding sequence GTGACCGAACCCGGGTCGCCCGTGGCGCCCGAGCCGGCCGGTCGCGCCGCCCAGTCTCGGGGACGCGCGATTTTCCTTGCGACACTTGGACTCTCGGCGACCGGGGTGTTGGTCGGCGGCCTCTGGGCTTGGATGGCCCCGCCGATCCATTTGGTGGTGGCGATGACTCGCTCCGGCGAGCGGGTGCACGAGTACCTGGGCACCGAATCCCAGCATTTCTTTGACGTGCCCTGCCTGATGCTGGGTCTATTGACGGTGCTCGCGGTCGTCGCGCCGGTGCTGGCGTGGCAGTGGCGCCGGCTTCGGGGACCGGGCATGGTCATCGGGCTGACGGCCGGCATGATCGGCGCCGCCGCGGTCGCCTCCGGGGTGGGGGCGGTGCTGGTCGTGCTGCGCTATGGCGCGCTGGACGTCGACAAGGTGCCGCTGCTGGGCAGCCCTGCGGTGTCCTACGTCGTCGAGGCGCCGCCGGTGTTCTTCGGGCCTGGGCCGCTGCAGATCGCCACCACGTTGCTGTGGCCCGCCGCCGTCGCGGCGCTGGTATACGCCCTGCTGGCGGCCGGAAGCGCGCACGACGACCTGGGCAGCTCCGCGCCTACCGGTCGGGCGTCGCACGTCTTGCCGATGGAGCCCGAAGCCTCCGTCTCATAG